From a region of the Oryza sativa Japonica Group chromosome 6, ASM3414082v1 genome:
- the LOC4340435 gene encoding uncharacterized protein isoform X3: MAGGGRAGTEKGAAAGRGQTAIQSTIQSIKEVVGGHSDADIYAALRECNMDPNETTQKLLNQDPFHEVKRKRDKKRESAGQKTVPDASAQAEHNSQWTKPRTQRVENDQRRAYSHGQASGPNREFRVVRDSRHGVVENRPELGHKGSPNVKVSDRSVPVVQTGRNHPPATTSEGQITQGAKHSYNSDVHQVKRQAQGTAQKYVKPHLKNSQDEQHPPTSDPAHTRPNLKAAEGAVGSVRRHVGVVNVQRQPSGRSSSHLHVQSGGSHVNNQRGNFVPGGPSGRHFMSKNMQSVHRTALDSVHRGRSGGRSFVASSSKYQQGPASNQKVTQPAKEWKPKSTKKSSNIDTDNNNGTDVITTSASNTENSNVLDENALCEKTSQACIHEVEHVIIPEHLRVPEYEQTGLRFGSFSPGSGADQVSSSESPSESEEQEHVQEPVQLVVEDDSLRAGHDEVDVEARSSQLNLSTLTAEISLPPSEDSVEMNGEEVENDDGLGLVQSDTPLAPVDGQNMQSASNLTAFSTYGHEDPNMHPSNEAQLYRLVEPNVHPQVMASPSQVNLPGYPSENPEADNAVQVFRIPESNVHSQVLPSTSEAISSQIVSSSPVAISQQLQHMSQPQQAAQLYPPVHMQHYPNFMPYRHHIYSPVYVPPMAMPNFPTNIPYPSNGNNYLQMPGGGSHLAAGGMKYGVSQYKPVPAGSPSGYGNYTHPAGFTFSSPGVGVIGGAVGVDDVNRIKYKDNNLYAPSPQVETSDIWIQTPREMPTLQCPPYFNLSGQATSGAFVPNPGNASFNATAQSSHAQFPGLYHAQQPSSIVSPHPMVHQQVQSAIGPNGGVGVATPAPQVGAYQQPQLGHWRPGF, translated from the exons atggctggCGGGGGCAGGGCTGGCACCgagaagggggcggcggcggggcgcgggcAGACGGCGATCCAGTCCACCATCCAGTCTATCAAGGAGGTCGTCGGCGGCCACTCCGACGCCGACATctacgccgccctccgcgagtgCAACATGGACCCCAACGAGACCACGCAGAAGCTCCTCAACCAAG ATCCATTTCATGaagtgaaaagaaaaagggacaaGAAAAGAGAG AGTGCTGGACAGAAAACTGTTCCTGATGCTTCTGCACAAGCTGAGCACAACTCACAGTGGACGAAGCCACGCACACAAAGGGTTGAGAATGACCAAAGAAGAGCTTACAGCCATGGTCAGGCATCTG GTCCTAATCGGGAATTTCGGGTTGTGAGAGACAGCAGGCATGGTGTGGTTGAAAACAGACCAGAGCTAGGACACAAAGGTTCACCAAATGTAAAAGTGTCTGATAGGAG TGTGCCTGTAGTTCAAACCGGTCGGAACCATCCTCCTGCTACAACTTCAGAAGGCCAGATAACACAAGGTGCGAAGCACAGCTACAACTCTGACGTGCATCAAGTGAAGAGACAGGCTCAGGGCACTGCTCAGAAATATGTGAAGCCACATTTGAAGAACTCCCAGGATGAGCAACACCCTCCTACTTCTGATCCAGCTCACACCCGACCAAATTTGAAAGCTGCTGAAGGTGCTGTTGGATCCGTTCGACGCCATGTTGGAGTAGTTAATGTGCAAAGGCAACCATCTGGCCGCTCAAGTTCTCACTTGCATGTACAAAGTGGTGGTTCTCACGTAAATAATCAGCGGGGAAACTTTGTCCCAGGTGGACCATCTGGACGCCATTTTATGTCTAAAAACATGCAGTCCGTTCATAGAACTGCTTTAGATTCAGTACATCGTGGCAGATCTGGTGGCAGATCTTTTGTTGCCTCTAGTAGTAAATATCAGCAGGGTCCTGCCAGCAACCAGAAAG tCACACAGCCGGCAAAGGAGTGGAAGCCAAAATCAACAAAGAAGTCTTCCAACATTGATACTGATAATAACAATGGAACAGATGTAATAACAACTTCAGCTAGCAACACTGAAAATTCTAATGTGTTGGATGAGAATGCTTTGTGTGAAAAAACCTCTCAAGCTTGCATACATGAGGTGGAGCATGTTATTATCCCAGAACATCTCCGTGTACCAGAGTATGAGCAGACAGGATTAAGGTTTGGCAGTTTTTCCCCTGGATCTGGTGCAGACCAAGTATCAAGCTCAGAAAGTCCATCGGAATCTGAAGAACAAGAACA TGTACAAGAACCAGTTCAACTTGTTGTTGAAGATGACTCATTGCGTGCTGGACATGATGAGGTAGATGTGGAAGCAAGATCTTCACAACTCAATCTTTCCACATTGACAGCCGAGATATCCTTGCCACCATCTGAGGATAGCGTAGAAATGAATGGCGAAGAGGTTGAGAACGATGATGGTCTTGGGTTGGTTCAGAGTGATACTCCACTTGCACCTGTTGATGGCCAAAATATGCAGAGTGCCTCAAATCTGACTGCGTTTTCA ACATATGGTCATGAAGACCCTAATATGCATCCAAGTAATGAGGCACAGTTATACAGACTAGTGGAACCTAATGTACATCCACAAGTAATGGCATCCCCTTCTCAGGTAAATTTACCG GGGTACCCTTCGGAAAATCCTGAAGCAGATAATGCCGTGCAAGTGTTCAGAATACCAGAATCTAATGTACATTCACAAGTACTCCCTTCCACATCTGAG GCCATTAGTTCACAGATCGTGAGCAGCAGCCCTGTTGCAATCTCTCAACAACTGCAACATATGTCCCAGCCACAACAAGCAGCACAGCTCTACCCTCCTGTTCATATGCAACATTATCCAAATTTCATGCCATACCGTCATCATATCTATTCTCCAGTTTATGTCCCACCCATGGCTATGCCAAACTTTCCAACAAATATCCCCTATCCATCAAATGGAAACAATTATCTTCAGATGCCAGGAGGAGGTTCACATTTAGCAGCAGGTGGCATGAAGTATGGAGTTTCACAATATAAACCTGTTCCAGCTGGTAGCCCTTCTGGTTATGGAAATTATACTCATCCAGCTGGTTTTACATTTAGCTCTCCTGGTGTTGGTGTTATTGGAGGGGCTGTTGGTGTCGATGATGTCAATAGGATCAAATACAAGGATAACAACCTTTATGCACCATCCCCACAG GTGGAGACATCTGATATCTGGATTCAGACACCTAGAGAGATGCCGACTTTGCAGTGTCCCCCATATTTCAATTTATCAGGTCAAGCAACATCTGGTGCTTTTGTGCCGAATCCTGGGAATGCATCATTCAATGCTACAGCTCAATCCTCCCATGCGCAATTCCCAGGCTTGTACCATGCACAGCAGCCTTCGTCAATTGTAAGTCCACATCCCATGGTGCATCAACAAGTCCAATCGGCAATTGGTCCCAACGGTGGAGTTGGTGTGGCTACACCAGCCCCTCAGGTAGGGGCTTATCAGCAACCCCAGCTTGGTCATTGGAGACCTGGCTTTTAA
- the LOC4340435 gene encoding uncharacterized protein isoform X5: MAGGGRAGTEKGAAAGRGQTAIQSTIQSIKEVVGGHSDADIYAALRECNMDPNETTQKLLNQDPFHEVKRKRDKKRESAGQKTVPDASAQAEHNSQWTKPRTQRVENDQRRAYSHGPNREFRVVRDSRHGVVENRPELGHKGSPNVKVSDRSVPVVQTGRNHPPATTSEGQITQGAKHSYNSDVHQVKRQAQGTAQKYVKPHLKNSQDEQHPPTSDPAHTRPNLKAAEGAVGSVRRHVGVVNVQRQPSGRSSSHLHVQSGGSHVNNQRGNFVPGGPSGRHFMSKNMQSVHRTALDSVHRGRSGGRSFVASSSKYQQGPASNQKVTQPAKEWKPKSTKKSSNIDTDNNNGTDVITTSASNTENSNVLDENALCEKTSQACIHEVEHVIIPEHLRVPEYEQTGLRFGSFSPGSGADQVSSSESPSESEEQEHVQEPVQLVVEDDSLRAGHDEVDVEARSSQLNLSTLTAEISLPPSEDSVEMNGEEVENDDGLGLVQSDTPLAPVDGQNMQSASNLTAFSTYGHEDPNMHPSNEAQLYRLVEPNVHPQVMASPSQVNLPGYPSENPEADNAVQVFRIPESNVHSQVLPSTSEAISSQIVSSSPVAISQQLQHMSQPQQAAQLYPPVHMQHYPNFMPYRHHIYSPVYVPPMAMPNFPTNIPYPSNGNNYLQMPGGGSHLAAGGMKYGVSQYKPVPAGSPSGYGNYTHPAGFTFSSPGVGVIGGAVGVDDVNRIKYKDNNLYAPSPQVETSDIWIQTPREMPTLQCPPYFNLSGQATSGAFVPNPGNASFNATAQSSHAQFPGLYHAQQPSSIVSPHPMVHQQVQSAIGPNGGVGVATPAPQVGAYQQPQLGHWRPGF; the protein is encoded by the exons atggctggCGGGGGCAGGGCTGGCACCgagaagggggcggcggcggggcgcgggcAGACGGCGATCCAGTCCACCATCCAGTCTATCAAGGAGGTCGTCGGCGGCCACTCCGACGCCGACATctacgccgccctccgcgagtgCAACATGGACCCCAACGAGACCACGCAGAAGCTCCTCAACCAAG ATCCATTTCATGaagtgaaaagaaaaagggacaaGAAAAGAGAG AGTGCTGGACAGAAAACTGTTCCTGATGCTTCTGCACAAGCTGAGCACAACTCACAGTGGACGAAGCCACGCACACAAAGGGTTGAGAATGACCAAAGAAGAGCTTACAGCCATG GTCCTAATCGGGAATTTCGGGTTGTGAGAGACAGCAGGCATGGTGTGGTTGAAAACAGACCAGAGCTAGGACACAAAGGTTCACCAAATGTAAAAGTGTCTGATAGGAG TGTGCCTGTAGTTCAAACCGGTCGGAACCATCCTCCTGCTACAACTTCAGAAGGCCAGATAACACAAGGTGCGAAGCACAGCTACAACTCTGACGTGCATCAAGTGAAGAGACAGGCTCAGGGCACTGCTCAGAAATATGTGAAGCCACATTTGAAGAACTCCCAGGATGAGCAACACCCTCCTACTTCTGATCCAGCTCACACCCGACCAAATTTGAAAGCTGCTGAAGGTGCTGTTGGATCCGTTCGACGCCATGTTGGAGTAGTTAATGTGCAAAGGCAACCATCTGGCCGCTCAAGTTCTCACTTGCATGTACAAAGTGGTGGTTCTCACGTAAATAATCAGCGGGGAAACTTTGTCCCAGGTGGACCATCTGGACGCCATTTTATGTCTAAAAACATGCAGTCCGTTCATAGAACTGCTTTAGATTCAGTACATCGTGGCAGATCTGGTGGCAGATCTTTTGTTGCCTCTAGTAGTAAATATCAGCAGGGTCCTGCCAGCAACCAGAAAG tCACACAGCCGGCAAAGGAGTGGAAGCCAAAATCAACAAAGAAGTCTTCCAACATTGATACTGATAATAACAATGGAACAGATGTAATAACAACTTCAGCTAGCAACACTGAAAATTCTAATGTGTTGGATGAGAATGCTTTGTGTGAAAAAACCTCTCAAGCTTGCATACATGAGGTGGAGCATGTTATTATCCCAGAACATCTCCGTGTACCAGAGTATGAGCAGACAGGATTAAGGTTTGGCAGTTTTTCCCCTGGATCTGGTGCAGACCAAGTATCAAGCTCAGAAAGTCCATCGGAATCTGAAGAACAAGAACA TGTACAAGAACCAGTTCAACTTGTTGTTGAAGATGACTCATTGCGTGCTGGACATGATGAGGTAGATGTGGAAGCAAGATCTTCACAACTCAATCTTTCCACATTGACAGCCGAGATATCCTTGCCACCATCTGAGGATAGCGTAGAAATGAATGGCGAAGAGGTTGAGAACGATGATGGTCTTGGGTTGGTTCAGAGTGATACTCCACTTGCACCTGTTGATGGCCAAAATATGCAGAGTGCCTCAAATCTGACTGCGTTTTCA ACATATGGTCATGAAGACCCTAATATGCATCCAAGTAATGAGGCACAGTTATACAGACTAGTGGAACCTAATGTACATCCACAAGTAATGGCATCCCCTTCTCAGGTAAATTTACCG GGGTACCCTTCGGAAAATCCTGAAGCAGATAATGCCGTGCAAGTGTTCAGAATACCAGAATCTAATGTACATTCACAAGTACTCCCTTCCACATCTGAG GCCATTAGTTCACAGATCGTGAGCAGCAGCCCTGTTGCAATCTCTCAACAACTGCAACATATGTCCCAGCCACAACAAGCAGCACAGCTCTACCCTCCTGTTCATATGCAACATTATCCAAATTTCATGCCATACCGTCATCATATCTATTCTCCAGTTTATGTCCCACCCATGGCTATGCCAAACTTTCCAACAAATATCCCCTATCCATCAAATGGAAACAATTATCTTCAGATGCCAGGAGGAGGTTCACATTTAGCAGCAGGTGGCATGAAGTATGGAGTTTCACAATATAAACCTGTTCCAGCTGGTAGCCCTTCTGGTTATGGAAATTATACTCATCCAGCTGGTTTTACATTTAGCTCTCCTGGTGTTGGTGTTATTGGAGGGGCTGTTGGTGTCGATGATGTCAATAGGATCAAATACAAGGATAACAACCTTTATGCACCATCCCCACAG GTGGAGACATCTGATATCTGGATTCAGACACCTAGAGAGATGCCGACTTTGCAGTGTCCCCCATATTTCAATTTATCAGGTCAAGCAACATCTGGTGCTTTTGTGCCGAATCCTGGGAATGCATCATTCAATGCTACAGCTCAATCCTCCCATGCGCAATTCCCAGGCTTGTACCATGCACAGCAGCCTTCGTCAATTGTAAGTCCACATCCCATGGTGCATCAACAAGTCCAATCGGCAATTGGTCCCAACGGTGGAGTTGGTGTGGCTACACCAGCCCCTCAGGTAGGGGCTTATCAGCAACCCCAGCTTGGTCATTGGAGACCTGGCTTTTAA
- the LOC4340435 gene encoding uncharacterized protein isoform X4 gives MAGGGRAGTEKGAAAGRGQTAIQSTIQSIKEVVGGHSDADIYAALRECNMDPNETTQKLLNQDPFHEVKRKRDKKRESAGQKTVPDASAQAEHNSQWTKPRTQRVENDQRRAYSHGQASGPNREFRVVRDSRHGVVENRPELGHKGSPNVKVSDRSVPVVQTGRNHPPATTSEGQITQGAKHSYNSDVHQVKRQAQGTAQKYVKPHLKNSQDEQHPPTSDPAHTRPNLKAAEGAVGSVRRHVGVVNVQRQPSGRSSSHLHVQSGGSHVNNQRGNFVPGGPSGRHFMSKNMQSVHRTALDSVHRGRSGGRSFVASSSKYQQGPASNQKVTQPAKEWKPKSTKKSSNIDTDNNNGTDVITTSASNTENSNVLDENALCEKTSQACIHEVEHVIIPEHLRVPEYEQTGLRFGSFSPGSGADQVSSSESPSESEEQEHVQEPVQLVVEDDSLRAGHDEVDVEARSSQLNLSTLTAEISLPPSEDSVEMNGEEVENDDGLGLVQSDTPLAPVDGQNMQSASNLTAFSTYGHEDPNMHPSNEAQLYRLVEPNVHPQVMASPSQGYPSENPEADNAVQVFRIPESNVHSQVLPSTSEAISSQIVSSSPVAISQQLQHMSQPQQAAQLYPPVHMQHYPNFMPYRHHIYSPVYVPPMAMPNFPTNIPYPSNGNNYLQMPGGGSHLAAGGMKYGVSQYKPVPAGSPSGYGNYTHPAGFTFSSPGVGVIGGAVGVDDVNRIKYKDNNLYAPSPQVETSDIWIQTPREMPTLQCPPYFNLSGQATSGAFVPNPGNASFNATAQSSHAQFPGLYHAQQPSSIVSPHPMVHQQVQSAIGPNGGVGVATPAPQVGAYQQPQLGHWRPGF, from the exons atggctggCGGGGGCAGGGCTGGCACCgagaagggggcggcggcggggcgcgggcAGACGGCGATCCAGTCCACCATCCAGTCTATCAAGGAGGTCGTCGGCGGCCACTCCGACGCCGACATctacgccgccctccgcgagtgCAACATGGACCCCAACGAGACCACGCAGAAGCTCCTCAACCAAG ATCCATTTCATGaagtgaaaagaaaaagggacaaGAAAAGAGAG AGTGCTGGACAGAAAACTGTTCCTGATGCTTCTGCACAAGCTGAGCACAACTCACAGTGGACGAAGCCACGCACACAAAGGGTTGAGAATGACCAAAGAAGAGCTTACAGCCATGGTCAGGCATCTG GTCCTAATCGGGAATTTCGGGTTGTGAGAGACAGCAGGCATGGTGTGGTTGAAAACAGACCAGAGCTAGGACACAAAGGTTCACCAAATGTAAAAGTGTCTGATAGGAG TGTGCCTGTAGTTCAAACCGGTCGGAACCATCCTCCTGCTACAACTTCAGAAGGCCAGATAACACAAGGTGCGAAGCACAGCTACAACTCTGACGTGCATCAAGTGAAGAGACAGGCTCAGGGCACTGCTCAGAAATATGTGAAGCCACATTTGAAGAACTCCCAGGATGAGCAACACCCTCCTACTTCTGATCCAGCTCACACCCGACCAAATTTGAAAGCTGCTGAAGGTGCTGTTGGATCCGTTCGACGCCATGTTGGAGTAGTTAATGTGCAAAGGCAACCATCTGGCCGCTCAAGTTCTCACTTGCATGTACAAAGTGGTGGTTCTCACGTAAATAATCAGCGGGGAAACTTTGTCCCAGGTGGACCATCTGGACGCCATTTTATGTCTAAAAACATGCAGTCCGTTCATAGAACTGCTTTAGATTCAGTACATCGTGGCAGATCTGGTGGCAGATCTTTTGTTGCCTCTAGTAGTAAATATCAGCAGGGTCCTGCCAGCAACCAGAAAG tCACACAGCCGGCAAAGGAGTGGAAGCCAAAATCAACAAAGAAGTCTTCCAACATTGATACTGATAATAACAATGGAACAGATGTAATAACAACTTCAGCTAGCAACACTGAAAATTCTAATGTGTTGGATGAGAATGCTTTGTGTGAAAAAACCTCTCAAGCTTGCATACATGAGGTGGAGCATGTTATTATCCCAGAACATCTCCGTGTACCAGAGTATGAGCAGACAGGATTAAGGTTTGGCAGTTTTTCCCCTGGATCTGGTGCAGACCAAGTATCAAGCTCAGAAAGTCCATCGGAATCTGAAGAACAAGAACA TGTACAAGAACCAGTTCAACTTGTTGTTGAAGATGACTCATTGCGTGCTGGACATGATGAGGTAGATGTGGAAGCAAGATCTTCACAACTCAATCTTTCCACATTGACAGCCGAGATATCCTTGCCACCATCTGAGGATAGCGTAGAAATGAATGGCGAAGAGGTTGAGAACGATGATGGTCTTGGGTTGGTTCAGAGTGATACTCCACTTGCACCTGTTGATGGCCAAAATATGCAGAGTGCCTCAAATCTGACTGCGTTTTCA ACATATGGTCATGAAGACCCTAATATGCATCCAAGTAATGAGGCACAGTTATACAGACTAGTGGAACCTAATGTACATCCACAAGTAATGGCATCCCCTTCTCAG GGGTACCCTTCGGAAAATCCTGAAGCAGATAATGCCGTGCAAGTGTTCAGAATACCAGAATCTAATGTACATTCACAAGTACTCCCTTCCACATCTGAG GCCATTAGTTCACAGATCGTGAGCAGCAGCCCTGTTGCAATCTCTCAACAACTGCAACATATGTCCCAGCCACAACAAGCAGCACAGCTCTACCCTCCTGTTCATATGCAACATTATCCAAATTTCATGCCATACCGTCATCATATCTATTCTCCAGTTTATGTCCCACCCATGGCTATGCCAAACTTTCCAACAAATATCCCCTATCCATCAAATGGAAACAATTATCTTCAGATGCCAGGAGGAGGTTCACATTTAGCAGCAGGTGGCATGAAGTATGGAGTTTCACAATATAAACCTGTTCCAGCTGGTAGCCCTTCTGGTTATGGAAATTATACTCATCCAGCTGGTTTTACATTTAGCTCTCCTGGTGTTGGTGTTATTGGAGGGGCTGTTGGTGTCGATGATGTCAATAGGATCAAATACAAGGATAACAACCTTTATGCACCATCCCCACAG GTGGAGACATCTGATATCTGGATTCAGACACCTAGAGAGATGCCGACTTTGCAGTGTCCCCCATATTTCAATTTATCAGGTCAAGCAACATCTGGTGCTTTTGTGCCGAATCCTGGGAATGCATCATTCAATGCTACAGCTCAATCCTCCCATGCGCAATTCCCAGGCTTGTACCATGCACAGCAGCCTTCGTCAATTGTAAGTCCACATCCCATGGTGCATCAACAAGTCCAATCGGCAATTGGTCCCAACGGTGGAGTTGGTGTGGCTACACCAGCCCCTCAGGTAGGGGCTTATCAGCAACCCCAGCTTGGTCATTGGAGACCTGGCTTTTAA
- the LOC4340435 gene encoding uncharacterized protein isoform X2: protein MAGGGRAGTEKGAAAGRGQTAIQSTIQSIKEVVGGHSDADIYAALRECNMDPNETTQKLLNQDPFHEVKRKRDKKRESAGQKTVPDASAQAEHNSQWTKPRTQRVENDQRRAYSHGQASGNTAESHGPNREFRVVRDSRHGVVENRPELGHKGSPNVKVSDRSVPVVQTGRNHPPATTSEGQITQGAKHSYNSDVHQVKRQAQGTAQKYVKPHLKNSQDEQHPPTSDPAHTRPNLKAAEGAVGSVRRHVGVVNVQRQPSGRSSSHLHVQSGGSHVNNQRGNFVPGGPSGRHFMSKNMQSVHRTALDSVHRGRSGGRSFVASSSKYQQGPASNQKVTQPAKEWKPKSTKKSSNIDTDNNNGTDVITTSASNTENSNVLDENALCEKTSQACIHEVEHVIIPEHLRVPEYEQTGLRFGSFSPGSGADQVSSSESPSESEEQEHVQEPVQLVVEDDSLRAGHDEVDVEARSSQLNLSTLTAEISLPPSEDSVEMNGEEVENDDGLGLVQSDTPLAPVDGQNMQSASNLTAFSTYGHEDPNMHPSNEAQLYRLVEPNVHPQVMASPSQGYPSENPEADNAVQVFRIPESNVHSQVLPSTSEAISSQIVSSSPVAISQQLQHMSQPQQAAQLYPPVHMQHYPNFMPYRHHIYSPVYVPPMAMPNFPTNIPYPSNGNNYLQMPGGGSHLAAGGMKYGVSQYKPVPAGSPSGYGNYTHPAGFTFSSPGVGVIGGAVGVDDVNRIKYKDNNLYAPSPQVETSDIWIQTPREMPTLQCPPYFNLSGQATSGAFVPNPGNASFNATAQSSHAQFPGLYHAQQPSSIVSPHPMVHQQVQSAIGPNGGVGVATPAPQVGAYQQPQLGHWRPGF, encoded by the exons atggctggCGGGGGCAGGGCTGGCACCgagaagggggcggcggcggggcgcgggcAGACGGCGATCCAGTCCACCATCCAGTCTATCAAGGAGGTCGTCGGCGGCCACTCCGACGCCGACATctacgccgccctccgcgagtgCAACATGGACCCCAACGAGACCACGCAGAAGCTCCTCAACCAAG ATCCATTTCATGaagtgaaaagaaaaagggacaaGAAAAGAGAG AGTGCTGGACAGAAAACTGTTCCTGATGCTTCTGCACAAGCTGAGCACAACTCACAGTGGACGAAGCCACGCACACAAAGGGTTGAGAATGACCAAAGAAGAGCTTACAGCCATGGTCAGGCATCTGGTAACACAGCTGAATCTCATG GTCCTAATCGGGAATTTCGGGTTGTGAGAGACAGCAGGCATGGTGTGGTTGAAAACAGACCAGAGCTAGGACACAAAGGTTCACCAAATGTAAAAGTGTCTGATAGGAG TGTGCCTGTAGTTCAAACCGGTCGGAACCATCCTCCTGCTACAACTTCAGAAGGCCAGATAACACAAGGTGCGAAGCACAGCTACAACTCTGACGTGCATCAAGTGAAGAGACAGGCTCAGGGCACTGCTCAGAAATATGTGAAGCCACATTTGAAGAACTCCCAGGATGAGCAACACCCTCCTACTTCTGATCCAGCTCACACCCGACCAAATTTGAAAGCTGCTGAAGGTGCTGTTGGATCCGTTCGACGCCATGTTGGAGTAGTTAATGTGCAAAGGCAACCATCTGGCCGCTCAAGTTCTCACTTGCATGTACAAAGTGGTGGTTCTCACGTAAATAATCAGCGGGGAAACTTTGTCCCAGGTGGACCATCTGGACGCCATTTTATGTCTAAAAACATGCAGTCCGTTCATAGAACTGCTTTAGATTCAGTACATCGTGGCAGATCTGGTGGCAGATCTTTTGTTGCCTCTAGTAGTAAATATCAGCAGGGTCCTGCCAGCAACCAGAAAG tCACACAGCCGGCAAAGGAGTGGAAGCCAAAATCAACAAAGAAGTCTTCCAACATTGATACTGATAATAACAATGGAACAGATGTAATAACAACTTCAGCTAGCAACACTGAAAATTCTAATGTGTTGGATGAGAATGCTTTGTGTGAAAAAACCTCTCAAGCTTGCATACATGAGGTGGAGCATGTTATTATCCCAGAACATCTCCGTGTACCAGAGTATGAGCAGACAGGATTAAGGTTTGGCAGTTTTTCCCCTGGATCTGGTGCAGACCAAGTATCAAGCTCAGAAAGTCCATCGGAATCTGAAGAACAAGAACA TGTACAAGAACCAGTTCAACTTGTTGTTGAAGATGACTCATTGCGTGCTGGACATGATGAGGTAGATGTGGAAGCAAGATCTTCACAACTCAATCTTTCCACATTGACAGCCGAGATATCCTTGCCACCATCTGAGGATAGCGTAGAAATGAATGGCGAAGAGGTTGAGAACGATGATGGTCTTGGGTTGGTTCAGAGTGATACTCCACTTGCACCTGTTGATGGCCAAAATATGCAGAGTGCCTCAAATCTGACTGCGTTTTCA ACATATGGTCATGAAGACCCTAATATGCATCCAAGTAATGAGGCACAGTTATACAGACTAGTGGAACCTAATGTACATCCACAAGTAATGGCATCCCCTTCTCAG GGGTACCCTTCGGAAAATCCTGAAGCAGATAATGCCGTGCAAGTGTTCAGAATACCAGAATCTAATGTACATTCACAAGTACTCCCTTCCACATCTGAG GCCATTAGTTCACAGATCGTGAGCAGCAGCCCTGTTGCAATCTCTCAACAACTGCAACATATGTCCCAGCCACAACAAGCAGCACAGCTCTACCCTCCTGTTCATATGCAACATTATCCAAATTTCATGCCATACCGTCATCATATCTATTCTCCAGTTTATGTCCCACCCATGGCTATGCCAAACTTTCCAACAAATATCCCCTATCCATCAAATGGAAACAATTATCTTCAGATGCCAGGAGGAGGTTCACATTTAGCAGCAGGTGGCATGAAGTATGGAGTTTCACAATATAAACCTGTTCCAGCTGGTAGCCCTTCTGGTTATGGAAATTATACTCATCCAGCTGGTTTTACATTTAGCTCTCCTGGTGTTGGTGTTATTGGAGGGGCTGTTGGTGTCGATGATGTCAATAGGATCAAATACAAGGATAACAACCTTTATGCACCATCCCCACAG GTGGAGACATCTGATATCTGGATTCAGACACCTAGAGAGATGCCGACTTTGCAGTGTCCCCCATATTTCAATTTATCAGGTCAAGCAACATCTGGTGCTTTTGTGCCGAATCCTGGGAATGCATCATTCAATGCTACAGCTCAATCCTCCCATGCGCAATTCCCAGGCTTGTACCATGCACAGCAGCCTTCGTCAATTGTAAGTCCACATCCCATGGTGCATCAACAAGTCCAATCGGCAATTGGTCCCAACGGTGGAGTTGGTGTGGCTACACCAGCCCCTCAGGTAGGGGCTTATCAGCAACCCCAGCTTGGTCATTGGAGACCTGGCTTTTAA